TACGCGATGCTCTCCGAGGCCCACCGTCGTGTGGAACGGGGGGCCGACTGCGTCGTCGCCTTCGTGGAGCACCACGACCGCCCACGCACCGAGGTCATGCTGCACGGCCTGGAGCAGATCCGGCGTCGTGAGATCGATTACCGCTCGGCCGTTTTCACCGAGATGGACGTCGACGCGGTCCTGGAGCGCGCCCCTGCCGTCGCCCTGGTGGACGAACTGGCGCACACCAATGTGCCGGGCTCCCGCAACGCCAAGCGCTGGCAGGACGTCGAAGAGCTCCTCCAGGCCGGCATAGACGTGGTCTCCACCGTCAACATCCAGCACCTGGAATCGCTCGGCGACGTCGTCGAGGCGATAACCGGCGTTCGGCAGCGCGAGACCGTCCCCGACGAGGTCGTCCGCAGGGCCGACCAGCTCGAACTCGTCGACATGTCGCCCCAGGCACTGCGCCGCCGGATGGCCCACGGCAACATATACAAGCCGGACCGCATCGACGCGTCCCTGTCCAACTACTTCCGCCCCGGCAACCTGACCGCCCTGCGCGAACTGGCCCTCCTCTGGGTCGCCGACCGGGTCGACGAATACCTTCAGCAGTACCGCGGCGAGCACAACATCCGCACCACCTGGCAGGCCCGCGAACGCATAGTCGTCGGACTCACCGGCGGCCCCGAGGGCCGTACGCTCATCCGCCGCGCGTCCCGGATGGCGGCCAAGGGCTCCGGCAGCGAGATCCTCGCCGTCTACATCGCCCGCAGCGACGGACTGACCTCCGCATCACCCAAGGAACTCGCCGTCCAGCGCACTCTCGTGGAGGACCTCGGCGGCACGTTCCACCATGTCATCGGCGACGACATACCGTCGGCGCTCCTCGAATTCGCCCGTGGGGTGAACGCCACGCAGATCGTCCTCGGCTCCAGCCGCCGCAAGGCCTGGCAGTACATCTACGGACCCGGCGTGGGCGCCACCGTCGCACGCGAGTCCGGCCCCGACCTCGACGTCCACATCGTCACCCACGAAGAGGTCGCCAAGGGCCGCGGGCTGCCCATCGCCCGCGGCGCCCGGCTGGGCCGGGTCCGGATCATCTGGGGCTGGCTGGTCGGCGTGGGCGGCCCGGCCCTTCTCACGCTGCTCCTGACCCGGCTGGACAACGGCCCCGGGCTCGCCAACGACGTCCTGCTCTTCCTCTTCCTGACCGTCGCCGCCGCACTGCTCGGCGGGCTGCTGCCCGCCCTCGCGTCGGCCGCGGTCGGCTCGCTGCTGCTGAACTACTGGTTCACCCCGCCCACCCACACCCTGACCGTTCAGGACCCGGAGAACTTCGTAGCCATCGTGATCTTCTTCGCGGTGGCGGTCTCGGTCGCCTCCGTCGTCGATCTGGCGGCCCGCCGTACCCATCAGGCGGCCAGGCTGCGCGCCGAGTCGGAGATCCTCTCCTTCCTGGCCGGCAGTGTGCTGCGCGGCGAGACGACCC
This sequence is a window from Streptomyces sp. NBC_01217. Protein-coding genes within it:
- a CDS encoding sensor histidine kinase KdpD; amino-acid sequence: MARGKLRIYLGAAPGVGKTYAMLSEAHRRVERGADCVVAFVEHHDRPRTEVMLHGLEQIRRREIDYRSAVFTEMDVDAVLERAPAVALVDELAHTNVPGSRNAKRWQDVEELLQAGIDVVSTVNIQHLESLGDVVEAITGVRQRETVPDEVVRRADQLELVDMSPQALRRRMAHGNIYKPDRIDASLSNYFRPGNLTALRELALLWVADRVDEYLQQYRGEHNIRTTWQARERIVVGLTGGPEGRTLIRRASRMAAKGSGSEILAVYIARSDGLTSASPKELAVQRTLVEDLGGTFHHVIGDDIPSALLEFARGVNATQIVLGSSRRKAWQYIYGPGVGATVARESGPDLDVHIVTHEEVAKGRGLPIARGARLGRVRIIWGWLVGVGGPALLTLLLTRLDNGPGLANDVLLFLFLTVAAALLGGLLPALASAAVGSLLLNYWFTPPTHTLTVQDPENFVAIVIFFAVAVSVASVVDLAARRTHQAARLRAESEILSFLAGSVLRGETTLDALLERVRETFGMESVALLERQSDVDPWTCAGSVGPAPVARPEDADVDMPVGDHMALALSGRVLPAEDRRVLGAFAAQAAVVLDRQRLVDEAEEARRLAEGNRIRTALLAAVSHDLRTPLAAIKAAVSSLRSDDVAWSDEDEAELLEGIENGADRLDHLVGNLLDMSRLQTGTVTPLIREIDLDEVVPMALGGVPEGSVDLDIPESLPMVAVDPGLLERAVANIVENAVKYSPYEERVTVAASALGERVELRVADRGPGVPEDAKERIFEPFQRYGDAPRGAGVGLGLAVARGFVESMGGTLGAEDTPGGGLTMVLTLKASSGYVPVSPDLPARVTS